One part of the Fusobacterium pseudoperiodonticum genome encodes these proteins:
- a CDS encoding UDP-glucose--hexose-1-phosphate uridylyltransferase has translation MEIYSLINRLIKYSLKNSLITEDDVMFVRNELMALLQLKDWEDVNEDNYQIPEYPQEILDKICDYAIEQKIIEDGTTDRDIFDTEVMGKFTPFPREVINTFKNLSDENIKSATDYFYNFSKKTNYIRTERIEKNLYWKSPTEYGDLEITINLSKPEKDPKEIERQKNMPQVNYPKCLLCYENVGFAGTLTHPARQNHRVIPLTLENERWYFQYSPYVYYNEHAIIFCSEHREMKINRDTFSRTLDFVNQFPHYFIGSNADLPIVGGSILSHDHYQGGNHEFPMAKSEIEKEVSFEEYPNIKAGIVKWPMTVLRLKSLNRNELIELSDKILKAWREYSDEEVGVFAYTNSTPHNTITPIARRRGEYFEIDLVLRNNRTDEANPLGIFHPHSEHHNIKKENIGLIEVMGLAVLPGRLKFEMRKIAEFLKDEDFEKKISEDKDCEKHLSWLKAFLNKYPNIKDLSVDEILENILNVEIGLTFSRVLEDAGVFKRDEKGKNAFLKFINHIGGRF, from the coding sequence ATGGAAATTTACTCTTTAATTAATAGACTTATAAAATATTCACTTAAAAATTCATTGATAACAGAAGATGATGTTATGTTTGTTAGAAATGAATTAATGGCATTGTTACAATTAAAAGATTGGGAGGATGTCAATGAAGATAACTATCAAATACCTGAATATCCTCAAGAAATCTTAGATAAAATTTGTGACTATGCTATAGAACAAAAAATTATAGAAGACGGAACTACAGATAGAGATATTTTTGACACAGAAGTTATGGGGAAATTTACTCCTTTCCCAAGAGAAGTTATAAATACATTTAAAAATTTATCTGATGAAAATATAAAGTCGGCAACAGATTATTTCTATAATTTCTCTAAAAAGACTAACTATATAAGAACTGAAAGAATAGAAAAAAATCTATATTGGAAAAGTCCAACAGAATATGGAGATTTAGAAATTACTATAAATCTATCTAAACCTGAAAAAGACCCTAAAGAGATTGAAAGACAAAAGAATATGCCTCAAGTAAATTATCCTAAGTGTCTTTTATGTTATGAAAATGTTGGTTTTGCTGGAACTTTAACACATCCTGCAAGACAAAACCATAGAGTTATACCTTTAACTCTAGAAAATGAAAGATGGTATTTTCAATATTCTCCTTATGTTTACTACAATGAACATGCAATAATATTCTGTTCTGAACATAGAGAAATGAAAATAAATAGAGATACTTTCTCAAGAACTTTGGACTTTGTAAATCAATTTCCACATTACTTTATAGGTTCAAATGCAGATTTACCAATAGTTGGAGGTTCTATTTTAAGCCATGACCACTATCAAGGTGGAAACCATGAGTTCCCTATGGCAAAATCTGAAATTGAAAAGGAAGTAAGTTTTGAAGAATACCCTAATATAAAGGCTGGAATAGTAAAGTGGCCTATGACTGTTTTAAGATTAAAGTCTTTAAATAGAAATGAATTAATTGAGTTATCAGATAAAATCTTAAAAGCTTGGAGAGAATATTCAGATGAGGAAGTTGGAGTATTTGCTTATACAAATTCAACTCCACACAATACTATAACTCCTATCGCTAGAAGAAGAGGAGAATACTTTGAAATTGATTTAGTTCTTAGAAATAATAGAACTGATGAAGCTAATCCTTTAGGTATCTTCCACCCTCATAGTGAACATCACAATATTAAAAAAGAGAATATTGGTCTTATAGAAGTTATGGGACTAGCTGTTCTTCCTGGAAGATTGAAATTTGAAATGAGAAAAATAGCTGAATTCTTAAAAGATGAAGACTTTGAAAAGAAAATTTCTGAAGATAAAGACTGTGAAAAACATTTATCTTGGTTAAAAGCCTTTTTAAATAAATATCCTAATATTAAGGATTTATCAGTGGATGAAATCTTAGAAAATATTTTAAATGTTGAAATTGGGTTGACATTCTCAAGAGTGCTTGAAGATGCTGGTGTATTTAAAAGAGATGAAAAAGGTAAAAATGCCTTTCTTAAATTTATAAATCATATTGGAGGTAGATTCTAA
- a CDS encoding toxin-antitoxin system YwqK family antitoxin: protein MKKLLLIIFLLVSSLAFSAERLVKIENTYMDNKGIVFVAGEETPFTGIVENYKTSEGDKTLSGKVPFKDGLMEGTSKLFYSNGKMASEATFKKGKIEGVQKDYYESGIRKREISYKNGLVDGITKMYYPNGNIQSEISYKKGVPDGISKTYHKNGKVNVEATYKNGVQVGIQKDYYQNGKLKIELPLDKNGLVNGIVKIYYPSGKIMSEESYKDDKLEGTVKKYDESGKITSEEFFKNGNRIK, encoded by the coding sequence GTGAAAAAATTACTATTAATCATATTTTTATTAGTATCAAGTTTAGCATTTTCAGCAGAAAGATTAGTTAAAATAGAAAATACTTATATGGATAACAAAGGAATAGTTTTTGTTGCAGGAGAAGAAACTCCATTTACAGGTATAGTAGAAAATTATAAAACTTCAGAAGGAGATAAGACTTTATCAGGAAAAGTTCCATTTAAAGATGGATTGATGGAAGGTACTTCTAAGCTTTTCTATTCAAATGGGAAAATGGCAAGTGAAGCAACATTTAAAAAAGGAAAAATAGAAGGAGTACAAAAAGATTACTATGAAAGTGGAATAAGAAAGAGAGAAATTTCTTACAAAAATGGCTTAGTAGATGGTATTACAAAGATGTATTACCCAAATGGAAATATTCAAAGTGAAATTTCTTACAAAAAAGGTGTACCAGATGGAATATCTAAAACTTATCATAAAAATGGTAAAGTGAATGTAGAAGCAACATATAAAAATGGAGTACAAGTAGGAATACAAAAAGATTATTATCAAAATGGAAAATTAAAAATAGAACTTCCACTTGATAAAAATGGACTTGTGAATGGTATTGTAAAGATTTATTATCCAAGTGGTAAAATAATGTCAGAAGAAAGCTATAAAGATGATAAATTAGAAGGAACAGTTAAAAAATATGATGAAAGTGGAAAAATAACTAGTGAAGAATTTTTTAAAAATGGTAATAGAATAAAATAA
- the galE gene encoding UDP-glucose 4-epimerase GalE: MSILVCGGAGYIGSHVVKYLLEKNEDVVVVDSLITGHVDAVDEKAHLELGDLKDEEFLNRVFEKYQIDGVIDFAAFSLVGESVEEPLKYFENNFYGTLCLLKVMKAHNVDKIVFSSTAATYGEAENMPILETDRTEPTNPYGESKLAVEKMFKWCANAYGLKYTALRYFNVAGAHPSGEIGEAHTCETHLIPLILQVALGQREKISIYGDDYPTPDGTCIRDYIHVMDLADAHYLALNRLRNGGDSQVFNLGNGEGFSVKEVIEVTRKVTGHPIPAEVSPRRAGDPARLIASSQKALDVLKWTPKYDKLEQIIETAWNWHKNHPNGYED, encoded by the coding sequence ATGTCTATATTAGTTTGTGGAGGAGCAGGTTACATTGGTAGCCATGTTGTTAAATATCTATTAGAAAAAAATGAAGATGTTGTTGTTGTTGATAGCTTAATTACAGGACATGTTGATGCTGTTGATGAAAAAGCACATTTAGAACTTGGAGATTTAAAAGATGAAGAATTTTTAAATAGAGTTTTTGAAAAATATCAAATTGATGGAGTTATTGATTTTGCTGCCTTCTCTTTAGTTGGAGAAAGTGTAGAAGAGCCTCTAAAATATTTTGAAAATAACTTCTACGGTACTCTTTGCCTATTAAAAGTTATGAAAGCTCATAATGTAGATAAAATAGTATTTTCATCTACTGCTGCAACTTATGGAGAAGCTGAAAACATGCCTATACTTGAAACTGATAGAACAGAACCTACTAACCCTTATGGAGAAAGTAAGCTAGCTGTTGAAAAGATGTTTAAATGGTGTGCTAATGCCTATGGACTAAAATATACTGCTTTAAGATATTTCAATGTTGCTGGTGCACATCCAAGTGGAGAAATCGGGGAAGCTCATACTTGTGAAACTCATTTAATTCCATTAATTTTACAAGTTGCTCTAGGACAAAGAGAAAAAATATCTATCTATGGAGATGACTATCCTACTCCTGATGGAACTTGTATAAGAGACTACATTCATGTAATGGATTTAGCAGATGCTCACTACCTTGCTTTAAATAGATTAAGAAATGGTGGAGATAGCCAAGTATTTAACTTAGGAAATGGAGAAGGTTTCTCTGTTAAAGAAGTTATAGAAGTTACAAGAAAAGTAACAGGACACCCTATTCCAGCTGAAGTTAGTCCAAGAAGAGCAGGAGACCCTGCAAGACTTATAGCTTCATCTCAAAAAGCTCTTGATGTCTTAAAATGGACTCCTAAATATGATAAATTAGAACAAATTATTGAAACTGCTTGGAATTGGCATAAAAACCATCCAAATGGATATGAAGACTAA
- a CDS encoding toxin-antitoxin system YwqK family antitoxin: MKKLLLGIFLLVSSLAFSTERILSYEETFLDEKTGKVHAKGEQTPYTGVIKNFKIPGEDGVFEGKISFKDGVIDGLVELYYPNGKLAEMATFKNGEKNGIQKTYYENGQIKMEVLRKNGKKDGIGKLYSTKGILVGEFPFKNDMLDGLVKKYNGVTGKLEIESTYKNGKSEGLLKAYYPSGKLKSEENYKNDLREGLQKEYYENGVLKEERFYKNDKLEGISKIYYPSGKVQIEASFKDNKLDGISREYDETGKIIDQTEFKDNKQIN; the protein is encoded by the coding sequence ATGAAAAAGTTATTATTAGGGATATTTTTATTAGTGTCAAGTTTAGCATTTTCAACAGAGAGAATATTATCATATGAAGAAACATTTCTAGATGAAAAAACTGGAAAAGTACATGCAAAAGGAGAACAAACACCATATACAGGTGTAATAAAAAATTTTAAAATTCCAGGAGAAGATGGAGTTTTCGAAGGAAAAATTTCATTTAAAGATGGAGTAATAGATGGACTTGTTGAATTATATTACCCAAATGGTAAATTAGCAGAGATGGCTACATTTAAAAATGGAGAAAAAAATGGAATACAAAAAACTTACTATGAAAATGGTCAAATAAAGATGGAAGTTTTACGTAAGAATGGGAAGAAAGATGGAATTGGTAAACTATATTCAACTAAAGGGATATTAGTAGGCGAATTTCCATTTAAAAATGATATGCTAGATGGACTAGTAAAAAAATACAATGGAGTTACAGGAAAATTAGAGATAGAATCAACATATAAAAATGGAAAAAGTGAGGGTTTACTAAAAGCATATTATCCAAGTGGAAAGCTAAAAAGTGAAGAAAATTATAAAAATGATTTAAGAGAAGGTCTACAAAAAGAATATTATGAAAATGGAGTTTTAAAAGAAGAAAGATTTTATAAGAATGATAAACTAGAAGGAATAAGTAAAATTTATTATCCAAGTGGAAAAGTTCAGATAGAAGCTAGTTTTAAAGATAATAAACTAGATGGAATTTCTAGAGAATATGATGAAACAGGAAAAATAATTGATCAAACAGAGTTTAAAGATAATAAACAAATAAATTAA
- a CDS encoding NfeD family protein, which yields MTVGYIFWLILTIIFTIIEFAIPSLVTVWFAFAAALTVFVSLISDNMKVEITFFTVVSLLSLIFLRPYARAILSKNKDNFDAEKIDTAIIVKKIVDTSKEEKVYDVSYKGSIWTALSNEFFEVGDTPVISSFKGNKIILKK from the coding sequence ATGACAGTGGGTTATATTTTTTGGCTAATACTTACTATTATTTTCACTATTATTGAATTTGCTATTCCATCACTTGTAACAGTATGGTTTGCTTTTGCAGCGGCTTTAACTGTATTTGTATCTCTAATTAGTGATAATATGAAAGTGGAGATAACTTTCTTTACAGTTGTTTCTCTACTATCTCTTATATTCTTAAGACCTTATGCTAGAGCTATTTTATCTAAGAATAAGGATAATTTTGATGCTGAGAAAATAGATACAGCTATCATAGTAAAGAAAATTGTAGACACAAGTAAAGAAGAAAAAGTCTATGATGTAAGTTATAAGGGGTCTATATGGACTGCTTTAAGTAATGAGTTTTTTGAAGTAGGAGATACTCCTGTAATTTCAAGTTTTAAAGGAAATAAAATAATTTTAAAAAAATAA
- a CDS encoding MliC family protein, with product MKKFAMLALAMSLFLVACGEKKEEQKPAEQPAAEAPATTTTTEAPAAEVKAFSVKTEDGKEFTLEVAADGATATLTDAEGKVTELKNAETASGERYADEAGNEIAMKGTEGVLTLGDLKEVPVTVEAK from the coding sequence ATGAAAAAATTTGCAATGTTAGCACTAGCTATGAGCTTATTCTTAGTAGCTTGTGGAGAAAAGAAAGAAGAACAAAAACCAGCTGAACAACCTGCTGCAGAAGCACCTGCAACAACAACAACAACTGAAGCACCTGCTGCTGAAGTAAAAGCATTCTCAGTTAAAACTGAAGATGGAAAGGAATTCACTTTAGAAGTTGCTGCTGATGGAGCTACAGCTACTTTAACTGATGCAGAAGGAAAAGTTACTGAATTGAAAAATGCAGAAACTGCTTCTGGAGAAAGATATGCTGATGAAGCTGGAAACGAAATAGCTATGAAAGGTACAGAAGGAGTTTTAACTTTAGGAGATCTTAAAGAAGTTCCAGTTACTGTAGAAGCTAAATAG
- a CDS encoding galactokinase, producing the protein MLEDLIKEFKEIFKYDGNVETFFSPGRVNLIGEHTDYNGGFVFPCALDFGTYAVVKKREDKTFRMYSKNFKNLGTIEFSLDNLVYNKKDNWANYPKGVVKTFLDKAYKIDSGFDVLFYGNIPNGAGLSSSASIEVLTAVILKDLFQLDVDMVEMVKMCQVAENKFIGVNSGIMDQFAVGMGKKDHAILLDCNTLKFEYVPVKLKNMSIVIANTNKKRGLADSKYNERRSSCEETVKVLNDNGINIKYLGELTVAEFDKVKHFITDEEQLKRATHAVSENERAKVAVEFLKKDDIAEFGRLMNQSHISLRDDYEVTGVELDSLVEAAWEEEGTVGSRMTGAGFGGCTVSIVENDHVENFIKNVGKKYKEKTGLRATFYIANIGDGAGKI; encoded by the coding sequence ATGTTAGAAGATTTAATAAAGGAATTTAAAGAAATTTTTAAATATGATGGGAATGTGGAAACTTTCTTTTCACCAGGTAGAGTTAATTTAATTGGTGAGCACACAGACTACAATGGTGGTTTCGTTTTCCCTTGTGCATTAGATTTTGGAACTTATGCTGTTGTAAAAAAAAGAGAAGACAAAACTTTTAGAATGTATTCTAAAAACTTTAAAAATTTAGGAACTATTGAATTTAGTCTAGATAACTTAGTTTATAATAAAAAAGATAACTGGGCTAATTATCCTAAAGGAGTTGTTAAAACTTTCTTAGATAAAGCTTATAAAATAGACAGTGGTTTTGATGTATTATTCTATGGAAATATTCCAAATGGTGCTGGACTTTCTTCTTCAGCTTCTATAGAAGTTTTAACTGCTGTTATACTTAAAGACTTATTCCAACTTGATGTTGATATGGTTGAAATGGTTAAAATGTGCCAAGTAGCAGAAAATAAATTCATTGGAGTAAACTCAGGAATTATGGATCAATTTGCAGTTGGTATGGGTAAAAAAGACCATGCTATTTTACTAGATTGTAATACTTTAAAGTTTGAATATGTTCCTGTAAAATTAAAAAATATGTCTATTGTTATTGCTAATACAAATAAAAAGAGAGGTTTAGCAGATTCTAAATACAATGAAAGAAGAAGTTCTTGTGAAGAGACTGTTAAAGTTCTAAATGACAATGGAATTAATATAAAATATCTAGGTGAGCTGACAGTTGCTGAATTTGATAAGGTTAAACACTTTATAACAGATGAAGAACAACTAAAAAGAGCAACTCATGCTGTTAGTGAAAATGAAAGAGCAAAAGTTGCAGTTGAATTTTTGAAAAAAGATGATATTGCAGAATTTGGAAGATTAATGAATCAATCTCATATCTCTTTAAGAGATGACTATGAAGTTACAGGTGTAGAGCTTGATAGCCTTGTAGAAGCTGCTTGGGAAGAAGAAGGAACTGTTGGTTCTCGTATGACTGGAGCAGGTTTTGGTGGTTGTACTGTAAGTATAGTTGAAAATGACCATGTTGAAAACTTTATAAAAAATGTTGGAAAAAAATATAAGGAAAAAACAGGTTTAAGAGCTACTTTCTATATAGCAAACATTGGAGATGGAGCAGGGAAAATATAA
- the ptsP gene encoding phosphoenolpyruvate--protein phosphotransferase, whose product MKNNLIKGIPASPGIAIGKAFLYKENNLEILEKSILSKEEELERLIKGREVAKKQLEEIKENTLQKLGKDKADIFEGHITLLEDEELFSEIDSKISEKKCSAEFALNEAIDEYANMLANLEDAYFKERAGDLRDIGKRWLYGVMNVQVADLSKLEPETIIVARELNPSDTAQINLENVLAFVTEIGGKTAHSSIMARSLELPAVVGVGAVLEDLEDNQIIIVDALNGEVIVNPDEETLKIYREKRENFLKEKEELKALKDKEAVSKDGTKVDVWGNIGSPNDLKGIISNGGFGIGLYRTEFLFMEKDSFPTEDEQFEAYKIVAEGLKGYPVTIRTMDIGGDKSLPYMELPEEENPFLGWRAIRVCLDRQEILKTQFRALLRASKYGQIKIMLPMIMDIEEVRKAKAIFENCKKELREEGIEFDEKIMLGIMVETPAVAFRAKHFAKECDFFSIGTNDLTQYTLAVDRGNEKIANLYDTYNPAVLQAIKMLIDGAHEGGIKISMCGEFAGDENAVAILFGMGLDSFSMSGISIPRVKRILMKLDKKECEKLVERILELSTASEIKNEVKEFMKNIA is encoded by the coding sequence ATGAAAAATAACTTAATAAAAGGTATCCCAGCTTCTCCTGGGATAGCAATAGGTAAAGCATTTCTTTACAAAGAAAATAATTTAGAAATACTTGAAAAATCTATACTATCTAAAGAAGAAGAGTTAGAAAGATTAATAAAAGGAAGAGAAGTTGCTAAAAAGCAATTAGAAGAAATAAAAGAAAATACTCTTCAAAAACTTGGTAAAGATAAGGCAGATATTTTTGAAGGACATATTACTTTATTAGAAGATGAAGAACTATTTTCAGAAATAGATTCAAAAATTTCTGAAAAAAAATGTAGTGCAGAATTTGCTTTAAATGAAGCGATTGATGAATATGCAAATATGCTTGCAAACTTAGAAGATGCATATTTTAAAGAAAGAGCAGGAGACTTAAGAGATATAGGAAAAAGATGGTTATATGGCGTTATGAATGTACAAGTAGCTGATCTTTCAAAATTAGAGCCTGAAACAATAATCGTTGCAAGAGAATTAAATCCGTCAGATACAGCTCAAATAAACTTAGAAAATGTTTTAGCTTTCGTAACTGAAATTGGTGGAAAAACAGCTCACTCATCTATTATGGCAAGATCTTTAGAATTACCAGCTGTTGTTGGAGTAGGAGCAGTTTTAGAAGATTTAGAAGACAATCAAATTATAATAGTTGATGCATTAAATGGAGAAGTTATAGTTAATCCTGATGAAGAAACTTTAAAGATATATAGAGAAAAAAGAGAAAACTTCTTAAAAGAAAAAGAAGAATTAAAGGCTTTAAAAGATAAAGAAGCTGTTTCAAAAGATGGAACAAAAGTTGATGTTTGGGGGAATATAGGATCTCCTAATGATTTAAAAGGAATTATTTCAAATGGTGGTTTTGGAATAGGACTTTATAGAACAGAGTTCTTATTTATGGAAAAAGATAGTTTCCCAACAGAAGATGAACAATTTGAAGCATACAAAATAGTAGCTGAAGGTTTAAAAGGATATCCTGTAACTATAAGAACTATGGATATAGGTGGAGATAAATCATTACCATATATGGAATTACCAGAAGAAGAAAATCCATTTTTAGGTTGGAGAGCTATAAGAGTTTGTTTAGATAGACAAGAAATCTTAAAAACTCAATTTAGAGCCTTACTAAGAGCTTCAAAATATGGTCAAATAAAAATTATGCTACCTATGATAATGGATATAGAGGAAGTCAGAAAGGCAAAAGCTATATTTGAAAACTGCAAGAAGGAACTTAGAGAAGAAGGTATAGAGTTTGATGAAAAGATAATGCTAGGAATAATGGTAGAAACTCCTGCTGTTGCATTCAGAGCAAAACATTTTGCAAAAGAATGTGATTTCTTCTCAATAGGTACAAATGACTTAACACAATATACTTTAGCAGTAGATAGAGGAAATGAAAAAATTGCTAATCTATATGATACATACAACCCAGCAGTACTACAAGCTATTAAAATGTTAATAGATGGAGCACATGAAGGTGGAATAAAAATTTCAATGTGTGGAGAATTTGCTGGAGATGAAAATGCAGTAGCAATTTTATTTGGTATGGGACTAGATTCTTTTTCTATGTCAGGAATTTCAATACCAAGAGTTAAAAGAATTCTAATGAAATTGGATAAAAAAGAATGTGAAAAGCTAGTTGAAAGAATTTTAGAGCTATCAACTGCTAGTGAAATCAAAAATGAAGTTAAAGAATTTATGAAAAATATAGCTTAA
- a CDS encoding SPFH domain-containing protein, with amino-acid sequence MFYIPFFVLLLILFAVIALKAIKIVPESQVYIIEKLGKYNQSLSSGLNLINPFFDKVSRIVSLKEQVVDFDPQAVITKDNATMQIDTVVYFQITDPKLYTYGVERPLSAIENLTATTLRNIIGDMTVDETLTSRDIINTKMRQELDDATDPWGIKVNRVELKSILPPNDIRIAMEKEMKAEREKRAKILEAQATRESAILVAEGEKQSAILRAEAEKEVKIKEAEGKAQAILEIQRAEAEAIKLLNEAKPAKEILALKSFETFEKVADGKSTKILIPSEIQNLAGFMQTIKEIN; translated from the coding sequence ATGTTTTATATACCATTTTTTGTACTACTTTTGATTTTATTTGCTGTAATTGCATTAAAAGCAATTAAAATTGTTCCTGAATCACAAGTTTATATCATTGAAAAACTAGGAAAGTACAACCAATCTTTAAGTTCAGGTTTAAATCTTATCAATCCTTTCTTTGATAAGGTTTCAAGAATAGTTTCTCTTAAAGAACAAGTTGTTGACTTCGACCCACAAGCAGTTATCACAAAAGATAATGCTACTATGCAAATAGATACTGTTGTTTATTTCCAAATAACAGATCCTAAGTTGTATACTTATGGTGTTGAAAGACCTTTATCAGCTATTGAAAATTTAACTGCTACAACTCTTAGAAACATTATAGGGGATATGACAGTTGATGAAACATTGACATCTAGAGATATTATAAATACAAAGATGCGTCAAGAACTTGATGATGCTACTGACCCTTGGGGAATAAAAGTAAACAGAGTTGAGTTAAAATCTATACTTCCTCCAAATGATATCAGAATTGCCATGGAAAAGGAAATGAAGGCAGAAAGAGAAAAGAGAGCAAAAATACTTGAAGCACAAGCTACAAGAGAATCTGCAATACTTGTTGCTGAAGGGGAAAAACAATCTGCTATCTTAAGAGCTGAAGCTGAAAAAGAAGTAAAAATTAAAGAAGCTGAAGGTAAAGCTCAAGCAATACTTGAAATTCAAAGAGCTGAAGCTGAAGCTATTAAACTATTAAATGAAGCTAAACCTGCTAAAGAAATTCTAGCACTTAAATCTTTTGAAACATTTGAAAAAGTTGCTGATGGTAAATCTACTAAGATACTTATTCCAAGTGAAATTCAAAACTTAGCTGGTTTTATGCAAACTATAAAAGAAATTAATTAA
- a CDS encoding macro domain-containing protein, with protein sequence MYKDIIKIVSGDITKIPEAEVIVNAANNQLEMGGGVCGAIFRAAAGDLAKECKEIGGCATGEAVITKGYNLPNKYIIHTVGPRYSTGENGEAEKLVSSYYESLKLAKEKGLRKIAFPSVSTGIYRFPVNEGAEIALSTAKKFIDENPNSFDLILWVLDEKTYIVYKEKYEKLIDI encoded by the coding sequence ATGTATAAGGATATAATAAAAATAGTAAGTGGAGATATAACAAAAATTCCAGAAGCAGAGGTAATAGTCAATGCAGCTAACAACCAATTAGAAATGGGTGGTGGAGTCTGTGGAGCAATTTTTAGAGCTGCTGCAGGAGATCTTGCTAAAGAATGTAAAGAGATAGGTGGCTGTGCTACAGGAGAAGCAGTAATAACTAAAGGTTATAATCTTCCAAATAAATATATTATACACACAGTAGGTCCAAGATACTCAACAGGTGAAAATGGAGAAGCAGAAAAATTAGTATCATCCTATTATGAAAGCTTAAAACTAGCAAAGGAAAAAGGTCTAAGAAAAATAGCTTTTCCTTCTGTATCAACAGGGATATATCGTTTTCCAGTAAATGAAGGTGCAGAGATTGCTTTAAGTACAGCTAAAAAATTTATAGACGAAAATCCCAATAGTTTTGACTTAATCTTATGGGTTTTAGATGAGAAAACTTATATTGTATATAAAGAAAAATATGAAAAACTTATAGATATATAA
- a CDS encoding toxin-antitoxin system YwqK family antitoxin, giving the protein MKKLLLGAFLLVSALSFSAGRKVPAGKIVMDQNTGIAYVQGEQTPFTGTVEVKFDNGKVQGLLEVKNGLLDGTGVTYYPSGKVKSKENYKNGYEEGINTIYYENGNIEYEKYVSNNGRLVYEKHFYQNGQIDFEATYKDGQLDGIVKKYGPNGQVAQQGIFKDGVQVQ; this is encoded by the coding sequence ATGAAAAAACTATTATTAGGAGCATTTTTATTAGTATCAGCTTTATCATTTTCAGCAGGAAGAAAGGTTCCAGCAGGAAAAATAGTAATGGATCAAAATACAGGAATAGCCTATGTACAAGGAGAACAAACACCATTTACAGGTACAGTTGAAGTCAAATTTGACAATGGGAAAGTTCAAGGATTATTAGAAGTTAAAAATGGTTTATTGGATGGAACAGGGGTTACTTATTATCCAAGTGGAAAAGTAAAATCTAAAGAAAATTATAAAAATGGTTATGAAGAAGGAATAAATACAATATACTATGAAAATGGTAATATAGAATATGAGAAGTATGTAAGTAATAATGGAAGATTAGTTTACGAAAAACATTTCTATCAAAATGGTCAAATAGACTTTGAAGCTACATATAAAGATGGACAATTAGATGGTATAGTTAAAAAATATGGACCAAATGGTCAAGTAGCTCAACAAGGAATATTTAAAGATGGGGTACAAGTACAATAA
- a CDS encoding HPr family phosphocarrier protein, protein MKSKTVEIVNETGLHTRPGNEFVSLAKTFSSQISVENEAGAKVNGTSLLKLLSLGIKKGSKITVYADGEDENEAVDKLSSLLENLKD, encoded by the coding sequence ATGAAAAGTAAAACTGTAGAAATAGTAAATGAAACTGGATTACACACAAGACCAGGAAATGAATTTGTAAGTTTAGCAAAAACATTTTCTTCACAAATAAGCGTAGAAAATGAAGCTGGAGCAAAAGTTAATGGAACTTCATTATTAAAATTACTTTCTTTAGGAATAAAAAAAGGAAGTAAAATAACTGTATATGCTGACGGTGAAGATGAAAACGAAGCGGTTGATAAATTATCATCTCTTCTTGAAAACTTAAAAGATTAA